DNA from Rhodobacteraceae bacterium M382:
CAGTGGATTGACCCAACCGCCCAGGCTGACCCCACGCCTGATGGCGCAGGTGGCCCTGCGTCCCGGTTGGGCCCTGGGCATGGCCCGGCCTGGAATGCCCAACATGCGCACCCTGGACAAATACATAACCCAGGACCTGAGCGGCCTGCCGCCAACGGCGCATATCGGCTATTTGCTGCGCACCTCTCCGGATTGGGGCTATGTCGAATGGCTGCGTGACCATTGGGATGGCCCGTTTGTGATCAAGGGCGTGATGCGCCCCGAAGATGCCGAGGCGCTGGACCGGATCGGCATCGACGGGCTGTGGGTGTCAAATCACGCAGGCCGCCAGTTCGATGGCAGCCCTGCCGCCATCGATGCCTTGCCTCTCATCCGCGCTGTCACAAAACGGCCGATTGTCTTTGACAGCGGGATCGAAGGCGGGCTCGACATTCTGCGTGCTCTGGCACTGGGGGCTGATTTCATCATGTTGGGGCGGGCCTATCACTATGCTCTTGCGGCCTTGGGACCGCACGGTCCAACCCATCTGACAGAGATTCTGCAGCGCGATCTGGAGGCCAACATGGGGCAAATGGGGTGTTCGGTTCTGACGGCATTGCCAACGCCCATCCGGGTGACCCCGGGGCATTTGTGACGCGGC
Protein-coding regions in this window:
- a CDS encoding alpha-hydroxy-acid oxidizing protein, which gives rise to MDLHARYPSLHDLKTRAKRRLPKFVWDYLDSGTGIEAAKARNRNGLDAWGFVPSILHGPLDVDLGIDLFGTRCPLPFGMAPVGMSGLIWPDAEGHLARAAATAGIPYTLSTVASQSPEDLAPHLGSNAWFQLYPPKDPDIRQDLLDRARAAGFKTLVLTVDVPVASRRERQVRSGLTQPPRLTPRLMAQVALRPGWALGMARPGMPNMRTLDKYITQDLSGLPPTAHIGYLLRTSPDWGYVEWLRDHWDGPFVIKGVMRPEDAEALDRIGIDGLWVSNHAGRQFDGSPAAIDALPLIRAVTKRPIVFDSGIEGGLDILRALALGADFIMLGRAYHYALAALGPHGPTHLTEILQRDLEANMGQMGCSVLTALPTPIRVTPGHL